The Methanobrevibacter millerae genome includes the window TCAACAAAAACACAATCTCCATCAAGACCACCCAATTCTTCAGGCAATTGAACAGTTACAGCTAATTCATGAGAGATTTGACTTTTACCTGATCCGAATTCACCAAATACTTCGGTGATAGCTTGAGTTTCTATACCACCAGCAATTAAATCATTGAACCCTTTACTTCCTACAGAAATGTGGCCCACATCTTTTCTTCTTTCATCAACTTCCAATGCAGTTTCAAAACCTATGTCTTCAGCTTTACGTGCAGCTTCAATAACTTTTTCTGCAACACCTTCACCAATTTCTGCTTTAACTGATAATTCTTTAGGAGTAGCGGTTGCTAATCTCATCATATCTGCGAAACCTGCATCTCTTAATTTTTCTGCTGTCTTTTCACCGACACTTGGTAAATCTTCTAATTCCACCATAATAATCCATCCTTATTTTATTTAGTAATATTTTTGTAAAATTTTTCTTGGGTTGAGTTTTCTAACTTCATTATATTCATCATAGCTAACATTTGCAATAATTTCTACAGTGAGACCTTCTAAGTCTTCAATTCTTCCATCTAAAGCTCCAGGATCATCAGTAACTATATTGATAATTTCTTCCCTAGGCATTTCTAATAAATCTTCAACTAAATTATCAAAGAATGTAACACCTATATCACCAGTATCATCAACTAAAGTTGTTGGAATCATAAGAGTGGTTCTTGGTTCATCAAATGTTTCACCACAGAAATCACACATTGTTTCTCCATCAAGTTCAACATCACCAATAGTATTAGAACAATGCGGACATTTTCTGAGAAGTAATCTTTCAGAGACAATATCCTGAAGAGTTCCGGTAACACGAACGTTAACATCATTATCTTCTATTGCTTCAATTTCTTTTGGAACATAAATTGCTTCTTTGAGTTCATCAAATGAAGGTAAGTTCATTAACTCTTCATCGCTTGGTTTAACAATAGCAGTAGATTCAGCAATATTTAAAGTCAATTGGTCATTATATAAATCTATCCTAGGATTTTGAATTTTAATAGCTTCTCCTTCATCAAATTCTCTTTTAGCATTTTCTCCCCACAATGATACTCTGATAGCTTGAGAATTATCAGCAATTTCTATATTTCTTAGTAAGTATTTACTACCGTCATCTCTTTCTAATTCACGAACATCAAATACCTCAAAGATTCTTCCAACAACATAAATATTTTCATCATATTCGTCTAAATCTGAAATTTCACGATATTCATAAATCATTTTTTCTAATGTCTCGAATGATGGTAAAAATTTAGCTTGATCTTCTGATAAACTAATAACTCTTGAAGATGAGCCAATGTTTAAACTAATTGAATCCATGCTAAATCTTACTCTTGCATTTTCAAGCAGATATGCATTTCCAACATCCAAATCAACATTGGTTTTGTCATCCCATAATGATAATTGAATTACTTCAGTACCATCAGAAAATGATGCTGAACGAACTTTACCTTGAGAACCATCGGATGGTCTTTCAAAAGTCCTTATATCGCCGACAGACATTATCCTACCCATTACATCAACATCAATATTCTCTTCATCACCCAATACAACTTGTTCGATTTGCATTGGCTGTAATTTCTCTTTGATATTGTTGAAAATTAATTCATCATCTTCTGATAAGTTTTTAGGATTGACAGATATTTGAGTTGAGAAATTTGTATTAATAGAATGACCCTCTTCAGTATATTCATCATAGACAACAGTTCCACCAATTAATTTTACAATATCTCCTTTTTTAATTTCAATATCTGCACTTTCTCCCCATAAAGTGACCCTAATGGACCCAGTATCATCTGTAATATTGAAATTTCTTAATTGGCCTTCACTTTTATCAGATTTTCTAATGAATTTTCTGATATCCTGCAACTTAGTTACAACACCAATTATTGAAATATCACTGTCTCCGTCATCCAAATCACCGATTTTTGAAACCTCATGCTCAAATTCTGGAACATCAAAGTCCCCTTTAATTATTCTTCCATCCCAATGACTTAAAGATTTTTCATCGTTTCTTTCTCTTACTTGAGCTTGAAGAATTTTTACGGTATCGCCATCGTTTAATTCAAGAGATTGAATTAAATCAACATTATTATTCCATAAAGTATATGAGATTGTTCCAGATGCATCCTGAAGTTCCAATGATGCAACTTTTCCATCCTTACCATTCTTATTATATGTTCTAACAGGAGGAATTCTAGTAATTCTTGCAATAACATTTACTGTTGTATTGGCCTGAACATCTTTGATTGGAGTAATTTCTTCAGTATATGTTGGATAATCTGAAGGATCAGCATCAACTGCTTTTTCAAAAACAGATCTAGGTCTCATTGAAGCTTCAAGACCAGAATAACCATCTTTAATATCAACTCCACCAACATGGACAATATCTCCTTCAGAAATATTTTTTAAATGTTTGATGTTTTCTGTCCATAGGACAACACGAATTTTTCCTGTTTTATCTTCAACATCAACATTACACACTTTTCCAGAGTTTCCTTTACGTGTTTTAAATGATCTTGGATTGCTGATTGTTTTAACAACACCAGTGAAAGATTTGTCTTTATCACCATCTTCCAGTAATCCAATATTGTCGCTGGAATATTCTTCCCTTTCGGTTAAAATTTCGTTTTCGCTTTCAACATATCTGCCAACAATTTGATCAGCGAAAGTTTCTTCATTCATAAAAGATACATCTGAATTTTCTTTTTTGAGTTTATTCATTTCATCCAAAAATTCATCTTCACTCATATAATCTTTAATCTGATTATATTTTTCTAAAAGTTCGTTAGTCATTACAACTTTTTCAAATGAAGAATCTGCATCATCAATAGAATCTTCAGATTTTGAAATATCAGCTGCACCAATATGATTCTTAACAACTTCTTTTGCAATGTCTACCTCATCCATAAAAGGCAAATCTTCAAAATTTGGACGAATTTGCTCTATTTCATTTAAAAATTCTTCTTCAGAGAGTATATCTTTGACTTTATTGTATTGTTCTAAAATTTCTTTTTCCATACCAAACCCCTCATAAGAAAGTTAATTATTATTTTGTATTTTACTATAATATAAGTAATGTGGGAGAGCATTTGACAAGTAATATTTTATAGAAAAATTACTTAAAATGCATTAAATTTTAAATAAATAAATATAAAAGTGATGATTCTTAATATGCATTAGGATTTTTCTTTACAACGGTTTTAATCATTATACCTAAATCCAAACCCATGTGCCAGTTTTCTACATATTCTATATCAAATTCTATACGTTTTTTGATTGAAGTATCTCCCCTACAACCATGGATTTGAGCCCAACCAGTAATACCTGGCCTAACCTGATGCTTAACCATATATTTAGGAATTTCTTTTCTGAATTCATCAACAAAATATGGCCTTTCAGGTCTTGGACCTACAACACTCATTTCACCTTTCAATACATTGAAAAATTGAGGCAACTCATCGATACTTGTCTTTCTTATAATGTCCCCAACCTTAGTTTTTCTAGGATCATCTTTTGTAGTCCATTCTGATTTCTCATCGCTAGGGCTTTGAACCCTCATGCTTCTAAATTTATACATATTAAAAGGTTCACCATGATAGCCTATTCTTTCCTGCTTGAAAATAATGGGCCCCGGAGAAGTCAGCTTAATTGCAATAGCTGTGATAATCATTATTGGAGAGGTTATAATTATAGCTATAATAGCAATAATATAATCAGAAAGATATTTTATAGTTTTATTAAATGCATCATCCAAAGGAACATACCTTATATTAATAATCGGAATATCTTCAATCATGTCAACTGATGGCTGAGCAGGAAAATACCTTATATAATCAGGAATGATTTCAGCTTTTATTCCCACGCGTTCACAGCTTTCCACCAACTCATTGATTTTATAATAGTATTTTAATGGAATAGCTAAAACGACACGGTCAAAATTATTGTTTTCCAAAATTTCATCCAAGTCTTTAAATGATCCAATAATTTTGCTTCCTTCAATTTCCATTCCGACATGATTACTTCTTCCCAAAAATCCACTAATGTCAAAACCCAAATAAGGATTATTTCTAATTTTACGTGCAAAAGTAAAAGCCAAATCATTATCCCCAACAATAAGAATATGTTTAAGGTTTTTATTGTCCGTGCGTATTTTTTTAAGAAAGCTTCTGATTATGAATCTTTCTATTATACCAAATACAGTACCGATGACCCCCAAAAGGAACAACATGATTCTTGAGAAATTAGGTTGATTTAAAACAAATAATATAGCAACCAAAACTACAAAAGCTACAATATTCACTTTAATTATCTGGTTAGCTTCAGAAAAAATCGTTCTATAAGTTCTACGCGGTTTATATAATCCAAATGAGAAATAAAGGATAATATAAACAGGAATGACAACAAATATCAGAAAGAACAAATAACTTTGGATAGGCAAATGCCCTCCAATAGGTCCAAAAATTGTTGTTTTAAAACGCATCCACCATGAAATAGCTAAAGATAATGATATAACAAGCATATCTATTAAAACCATTGCATAATTTAGCCACTTTTGATTTTCTCTTATCATACATTAACCACGAAAATTAGTTAATATATTATATGAATTTTATTTAATATTTAATTTTTCTTTTTAAATATATTTAAAAAAAGTTTTAAAATGCACAATATAAAAATTCCAAAATAAACAAATAAATTAGTAAAAATATTCGATTCGCAAGATAGATGCTTTTTATAATAGACATACATTGCACGATAGAATTCATAAATTAGCTTTGGTCTTTGTTTTTTGCTACTGGCCCCTTTTAAATGAGTAATCTTATCTTTTCCATAATAAATTATTTTCCATCCTGCCTGTTTAATCCTATAACAGAAGTCTATATCTTCACCATACATAAAAAAGGTCTCATCTAAAAGGCCTATATCGTCCAATACTTTCTTACGGGTAAATATAAATGCCCCAGTCAAGCAATCGATTTCATAAACACCATCATCATCCAAATCATCCAAATTATAATCATCAGCAACACTATTGGTTGGAATATGAAACAATCTGAAAAATGAATTTTTTACATTTGGAAAACTTCTTTTACATGCCTTATCTAAAGTATTATCCTCCAAAAGAACCTGACATCCACAGGCTCCCACATCAGAGTTATTCTCCATATAATGATAAATATTTTCTAATGTATTTTTCCAGACAATAGTGTCTGAATTTAAAAGCAGTACGTATTTAGAATCAACAATCCTTAATGCCTGGTTGTTGCCTGCTGCAAAACCATTGTTGTGTTCTGACGCAATAAATTTAACCCTCCCATCAAAATATTTCCTCAGTTTTGATAAACTGTCGTCCTTGGATGCATTATCCACAATAATGATTTCCACATCAAAGGGATAGGAATAATCTAAAATTGAATTAACAGTATTTTTAGTTAATTCAAAGGTTCCGTAATTTACTATAACAACAGACAAATCCATATTAATTCACTTTTTTAAAAATTTTAATGTGTTTATGATTAGTTTGTATTCCAACCTGAAATAATTTTTTAAATTTGATTTTTTAAAATTAACCTTATTTACTTTGGATTTAGTGTTTAATCCTTCTTTAAGACCTTTTAAATAAGTTGGACCGAATCCTTTCCTTAAAAAGAATAGATATTTTATTAAAAATCCAAAAAATAGAAATATAAAATTTATTATCTTTAATGGGATAGGAAGATTCTTATAAACTGTCCATACATTATTTCTAGCGGCTATTTTTACCTTAAACTCATTATATCTGCTGCCACTTGTTGCACTTCCAATATGATAAACGATAGCATCAGGATCCAATAGATTCCTATAGCCATAAATTTGTGAACGGATAGCCAAATCAACATCTTCCATATATGCAAAATAATTATCGTCAAATAATCCAATTTCATCAAAAACACATTTTTTATATAATGCCGCTCCTGCACAGCTAGAAAATATTTCATTTACCTGAGAATAATTATCCGAATCCTGATTTTCACCAATCTTTTTAGTCCACCCAAGAAGGTTGTATTCATCTCCTGCATCATCAATAAGCTTTTTATTATCAGCCTGAAGCATTTTCGCCTGTACCGAAAAAACGTTTTCATCCCGAATTAGGTCCACCATCGATTTGATTGAATCCTTTTGAATTTCAGTATCATTGTTTAAAGAAAAAACATAATCATATTTGGCTTTTGAGATTCCCTGATTGACTGCAGGGGCAAATCCTAAATTTTCATCATTTTTTATAACAACAACAGGAAAATTAAAAGAGTTATTTTGAATATAATCCAAACTGGAATCAGTGGATCCATTATCAATAATGATTACTTCTCCAATGAATTCACTATCATGATTAAGTGACTTGAAATAATTTTCTAAGAATTTAACACCATTATAATTAGGCGTGACAACTGAAACTTTCATATTATCTAAATTGAATTTTTGAATTTTTTCCACAATATATAATATAGTTTAGGATTTAATAAAAATAACTTAATTTTAATGGTGAATTTTTTATCGCCTTTAAACTTGGAGAGCTTTTTAAACAAATCCAACTCGTTCATTTTTTTTATTACTTCACCATAATCATAATCATTGTAAAAAAAGTAGTTCATATTGCCAAAAATAGCTCTTGGAATTCTTGATGTATAAATTAATTCCGCCAAATCGCTACGATTTTGATTTTTAAAAAATAAAGCCAAATCCTCCAAGACCAGAATGTAATCGAAACGTTTAAGTTTTGAAGTACTTATTAATGAATCATGATGCTGAATATAATAATATGTTATTTCATTGGAAATTTTTATTGAATTGCCGTAGCTTAAAGCCTTTATTGCAAAATCTGTGTCTTCACCATAAGTGACATCCTCACGGAATTTAAGATTATGTTTTTTAATTATATCCGTTTTATAAGACAACTGTACGAAATTGAAAGGAACTTTCATCTCCAGCTCCAGTCTGATGAAATCATTAGCATCGATTTCTTCAAATTTATAATAATGGATGTTAGATAAATTATCGTTTTCTTTTTTTACCATCTGAGTTAAACTAAAGTCATAGCCTTCATTATATAATTGGGATAAATGATTTGTTAAAATATAGTCATCACCATCAACAAACACAATATATTCACCGCGAGCAAGCGAAATTCCCTTATTTCTTGCCGAACTTACGCCCGCATTTTCCTGATGAATTATCTGATGGGGCAGACTCAATCCCTCAAAGGTTTTTTCAACAATGTTTAAAGTATCATCTGTTGAGCCGTCATCAATTACTATTACCTCATAACCATTGAAATTTTGATTGATAATTGAATCCAATGTCGCTTTGATATAATTAGCTTCATTAAAGACTGGCAAAATCACACTAACTTTAATATTCTCCATTCTTTTCACCTTCCTTTAATGCAAAATCCACAACACGTTTGGATGAATTGCCGTCGATTTCATCGAATTGTGTTTTTAAAAAGGAATCCAAATTTGAATTATCAACACCTTTTTCAATGCATTCAATTAACTCTTCTGTTGTATGAACAATTGGACCTGGGAGATCATTTTTATAATTCAGATAAAAACCACGTTCGTTAGACAGATAATTATCCAAATCATAAGCAAAAAATACAATTGGTTTGTTTAATAGGCCAAACTCTATCATTATTGATGAATAATCAGTGATTAAAATATCAGCTAATAACATCAATTCCTGCTCATTTTTATAATCGCTGCAGTCAATATAATCCCCTTCAATTTTTATATCTGATGAATAAAACTTATTTATCTTAGGATGGAGTCTTAAAATCAATGTGTAATCATCAGATAATCTTTCATTGAATTTAGCCAAATCCAAATAATTAAAGACATTGTTGAATTTTTCATTTTCTCTGAAAGTAGGAGCATATAAAATGATTTTTTTATTTGAATCCAAATTGTACCTTTTATAAAAATTCTTCTTCAATTCATCCACATCATGATTTTCAAAATAATAGTCTGCCCTTGGAAGGCCTAAAGACCTTATTTTAGATTTGTCAATCTGAAAAGCTTCACTATAAAAATCTTCAATATTTTTTGAAGTAACGATTAAATAATCAGTATTTTGAGAAATCATTTTAAGCATTGAAGCGTTTTCCACACTCCCACCAAATTTCTTAAATGCACCAGGGGCATGCCATAATTGAATAACTAAGGTTTTTTTATTAAAATTCATGAAGGCAAAAGGAAAAAAATTATCATTTAAAAAGATATATTTGGATGTTGCTAATTTTTTTAAAGAGTTAACTGACAATTTATCCTTATAATAGAAATTGAATTTGAAATTTCCTCTTTTTTCAAATTCATTTTTAATATATTCCAGATTGCCGCTGAAAGATTCATTGGAATCTATGATAAAAGAAATCAGGTTATCATCTATAGAAAATCTGGTGAAAACATTGAATATCTTTCCAAAAATTTTATGTTTCAAAAACATTAGTTTACCTCCTAGTTTTTAATAAATTACCAGATAGGTACTTTAAGATTCCACGATATCTTTTAATATTATTAATATTCTTGACAATACCTTCATAATCATCTTCCAAAATAGGTTTGGTTAAATTATTATAAATTCTTTCATTAAATCCTGGAAGAACTTTAACATCTTTTTTAAGAAGTTCATTGGCTGATGAAACCAGTTCCAATTTTTCACTATCAGGAATGTCACTCATAATTAAGCTTGTAATCCAATAGACAAAATGCATATTAAAAATATCCGTATAATATCTGCATAAGTTAGAATCAATTAAAAATTCCTCAATCTTATAATATCCTTCAACCATTTTACCCAAATATTTTTTATTCCTAATATGAATTGTTGATTTGTCACCTTCAACATTACGAATGAAATAATTGTAGCTGTAAAAATCATCCAAATAAACAGTGCATGAAGATTTGAACAATGAGACAATGAAGAAATAAAAATCCTCTGCAAGCATTGACTCTAAAAATCGAATATCATTTTCAATCAGGAAATCTTTTTTAAATAACTTACACCAAATAGCTGGATCTATAGTAAAAAGGCGTGTGTCTTCAGCAATGTCATTTATTACGATATTTTCACCACGAAATACCGTTTCCACTTTCACTTTTTCTTCAGGAAATACCTTATAATAATTTGTAATTACCATATCCGCATCATTTTCAATAGCGGCATTATAAAGAACTTCAAATGCCTGAGGAACATATGTATCATCATGATCAGAAAAAATAACATAATCAGAATCAGCCAAATTTAATCCAAAATTACGGCCTTTTCCTGGAAATCCGTCATTTTCATCTAAAAATATTGATTTTACATTTGAAAAACCATCATTAAATAAATGGAGTAAATATAAAGTATACTCATCATCCGAACAGTCATCTACAAAAATAACTTCAATATTTTCAAAACCTATGCTTTGATACATTATTGAATCAAAAAAAGCATTTAGAAATAATCCTGAGTTATATGTTGGAACAATTACACTTACTTTATATTTAGCCATACTATCTTACCAATTTATTTTTAATTCTTGAAAATAAACTTCTATTATTCATGTTTTCCTGTATTTTATTTAATCTATTCGATTCCAAAACCGCTTCATCAAATTGTTTATTTAATATTAAATCCACTAATTTATCATATCTTTTTTTAAAGTAAGGGTCTTCGGAGTAATAATCATTAAATATGTCATAAGCCTTGACAAATAATTCTTTTTTATCAGTATCATCAATTCTGGACAAAACAATTGTATACAGCCATGATGTAAGATGGCTTTTAAAGATTATCTTACCATATGAGGTTTTATTTAAATTGACAAGCATCTCGTCAATTTTATAATAACCGTTTAAAATAGCCTCGATATATTTTCGATTCCTTACATGAATTGTGGATTTATCCTTTTCACTATCTCTTATTTTGTAGTTATAAGAATAAAAATCATTAAGATAAATTATTCCATTTGCCTTGATGCATGAATATGATGCAACATAAACATCTTCAGCCAGCATTCCCTCTAAAAAATAAATATCATTTTCTATTAAAAAATCCCTTCTAAATAATCTTGTCCAAATTGCAGCAGGAACCCTGAACAAGTTTTTGTCCTCATCAATGCTTAAAACTTGAATTTCACCGGAATCCTTATAAATGGATTTGAAAGGAACTGATTTATCTGGATAAACTTGATTAAAATTAGAAATCAGCATGTCATTTTCACCTATTTTATCGTACATTACCTCAAAAGCGTTATCGACGTATGTATCATCATGATCCGAGAAAATAACATAATCGGCACTTGCCAGTTTTAGACCAATGTTTCTACCCGTTCCGGGAAAGCCGGAATTTGTACTTAAAAACTCAACCTTTACATTATCATAAGATTTCTCAAATTCTTTTAATAAATCTAAAGTATAGCTATCATTTGAATTGTCATCAACAAAAATAACTTCAATATTTTCAAATCCAATACTTTGAGACTTAATAGATTCTAAAAACTCATTTAAGAAATCTCCAGTATTATAAGTTGAAATAATAACCGAAATTTTATAATTTAACATATTAATCCGTTAATTTAGCAA containing:
- a CDS encoding glycosyltransferase family 2 protein — encoded protein: MLNYKISVIISTYNTGDFLNEFLESIKSQSIGFENIEVIFVDDNSNDSYTLDLLKEFEKSYDNVKVEFLSTNSGFPGTGRNIGLKLASADYVIFSDHDDTYVDNAFEVMYDKIGENDMLISNFNQVYPDKSVPFKSIYKDSGEIQVLSIDEDKNLFRVPAAIWTRLFRRDFLIENDIYFLEGMLAEDVYVASYSCIKANGIIYLNDFYSYNYKIRDSEKDKSTIHVRNRKYIEAILNGYYKIDEMLVNLNKTSYGKIIFKSHLTSWLYTIVLSRIDDTDKKELFVKAYDIFNDYYSEDPYFKKRYDKLVDLILNKQFDEAVLESNRLNKIQENMNNRSLFSRIKNKLVR
- a CDS encoding glycosyltransferase family 2 protein, which gives rise to MKVSVVTPNYNGVKFLENYFKSLNHDSEFIGEVIIIDNGSTDSSLDYIQNNSFNFPVVVIKNDENLGFAPAVNQGISKAKYDYVFSLNNDTEIQKDSIKSMVDLIRDENVFSVQAKMLQADNKKLIDDAGDEYNLLGWTKKIGENQDSDNYSQVNEIFSSCAGAALYKKCVFDEIGLFDDNYFAYMEDVDLAIRSQIYGYRNLLDPDAIVYHIGSATSGSRYNEFKVKIAARNNVWTVYKNLPIPLKIINFIFLFFGFLIKYLFFLRKGFGPTYLKGLKEGLNTKSKVNKVNFKKSNLKNYFRLEYKLIINTLKFLKK
- a CDS encoding glycosyltransferase family 2 protein, with the protein product MAKYKVSVIVPTYNSGLFLNAFFDSIMYQSIGFENIEVIFVDDCSDDEYTLYLLHLFNDGFSNVKSIFLDENDGFPGKGRNFGLNLADSDYVIFSDHDDTYVPQAFEVLYNAAIENDADMVITNYYKVFPEEKVKVETVFRGENIVINDIAEDTRLFTIDPAIWCKLFKKDFLIENDIRFLESMLAEDFYFFIVSLFKSSCTVYLDDFYSYNYFIRNVEGDKSTIHIRNKKYLGKMVEGYYKIEEFLIDSNLCRYYTDIFNMHFVYWITSLIMSDIPDSEKLELVSSANELLKKDVKVLPGFNERIYNNLTKPILEDDYEGIVKNINNIKRYRGILKYLSGNLLKTRR
- a CDS encoding glycosyltransferase family 2 protein; translation: MENIKVSVILPVFNEANYIKATLDSIINQNFNGYEVIVIDDGSTDDTLNIVEKTFEGLSLPHQIIHQENAGVSSARNKGISLARGEYIVFVDGDDYILTNHLSQLYNEGYDFSLTQMVKKENDNLSNIHYYKFEEIDANDFIRLELEMKVPFNFVQLSYKTDIIKKHNLKFREDVTYGEDTDFAIKALSYGNSIKISNEITYYYIQHHDSLISTSKLKRFDYILVLEDLALFFKNQNRSDLAELIYTSRIPRAIFGNMNYFFYNDYDYGEVIKKMNELDLFKKLSKFKGDKKFTIKIKLFLLNPKLYYILWKKFKNSI
- a CDS encoding glycosyltransferase family 2 protein, with the translated sequence MDLSVVIVNYGTFELTKNTVNSILDYSYPFDVEIIIVDNASKDDSLSKLRKYFDGRVKFIASEHNNGFAAGNNQALRIVDSKYVLLLNSDTIVWKNTLENIYHYMENNSDVGACGCQVLLEDNTLDKACKRSFPNVKNSFFRLFHIPTNSVADDYNLDDLDDDGVYEIDCLTGAFIFTRKKVLDDIGLLDETFFMYGEDIDFCYRIKQAGWKIIYYGKDKITHLKGASSKKQRPKLIYEFYRAMYVYYKKHLSCESNIFTNLFVYFGIFILCILKLFLNIFKKKN
- a CDS encoding CDP-glycerol glycerophosphotransferase family protein — translated: MFLKHKIFGKIFNVFTRFSIDDNLISFIIDSNESFSGNLEYIKNEFEKRGNFKFNFYYKDKLSVNSLKKLATSKYIFLNDNFFPFAFMNFNKKTLVIQLWHAPGAFKKFGGSVENASMLKMISQNTDYLIVTSKNIEDFYSEAFQIDKSKIRSLGLPRADYYFENHDVDELKKNFYKRYNLDSNKKIILYAPTFRENEKFNNVFNYLDLAKFNERLSDDYTLILRLHPKINKFYSSDIKIEGDYIDCSDYKNEQELMLLADILITDYSSIMIEFGLLNKPIVFFAYDLDNYLSNERGFYLNYKNDLPGPIVHTTEELIECIEKGVDNSNLDSFLKTQFDEIDGNSSKRVVDFALKEGEKNGEY
- a CDS encoding OB-fold nucleic acid binding domain-containing protein is translated as MEKEILEQYNKVKDILSEEEFLNEIEQIRPNFEDLPFMDEVDIAKEVVKNHIGAADISKSEDSIDDADSSFEKVVMTNELLEKYNQIKDYMSEDEFLDEMNKLKKENSDVSFMNEETFADQIVGRYVESENEILTEREEYSSDNIGLLEDGDKDKSFTGVVKTISNPRSFKTRKGNSGKVCNVDVEDKTGKIRVVLWTENIKHLKNISEGDIVHVGGVDIKDGYSGLEASMRPRSVFEKAVDADPSDYPTYTEEITPIKDVQANTTVNVIARITRIPPVRTYNKNGKDGKVASLELQDASGTISYTLWNNNVDLIQSLELNDGDTVKILQAQVRERNDEKSLSHWDGRIIKGDFDVPEFEHEVSKIGDLDDGDSDISIIGVVTKLQDIRKFIRKSDKSEGQLRNFNITDDTGSIRVTLWGESADIEIKKGDIVKLIGGTVVYDEYTEEGHSINTNFSTQISVNPKNLSEDDELIFNNIKEKLQPMQIEQVVLGDEENIDVDVMGRIMSVGDIRTFERPSDGSQGKVRSASFSDGTEVIQLSLWDDKTNVDLDVGNAYLLENARVRFSMDSISLNIGSSSRVISLSEDQAKFLPSFETLEKMIYEYREISDLDEYDENIYVVGRIFEVFDVRELERDDGSKYLLRNIEIADNSQAIRVSLWGENAKREFDEGEAIKIQNPRIDLYNDQLTLNIAESTAIVKPSDEELMNLPSFDELKEAIYVPKEIEAIEDNDVNVRVTGTLQDIVSERLLLRKCPHCSNTIGDVELDGETMCDFCGETFDEPRTTLMIPTTLVDDTGDIGVTFFDNLVEDLLEMPREEIINIVTDDPGALDGRIEDLEGLTVEIIANVSYDEYNEVRKLNPRKILQKYY
- a CDS encoding undecaprenyl-phosphate glucose phosphotransferase; this translates as MIRENQKWLNYAMVLIDMLVISLSLAISWWMRFKTTIFGPIGGHLPIQSYLFFLIFVVIPVYIILYFSFGLYKPRRTYRTIFSEANQIIKVNIVAFVVLVAILFVLNQPNFSRIMLFLLGVIGTVFGIIERFIIRSFLKKIRTDNKNLKHILIVGDNDLAFTFARKIRNNPYLGFDISGFLGRSNHVGMEIEGSKIIGSFKDLDEILENNNFDRVVLAIPLKYYYKINELVESCERVGIKAEIIPDYIRYFPAQPSVDMIEDIPIINIRYVPLDDAFNKTIKYLSDYIIAIIAIIITSPIMIITAIAIKLTSPGPIIFKQERIGYHGEPFNMYKFRSMRVQSPSDEKSEWTTKDDPRKTKVGDIIRKTSIDELPQFFNVLKGEMSVVGPRPERPYFVDEFRKEIPKYMVKHQVRPGITGWAQIHGCRGDTSIKKRIEFDIEYVENWHMGLDLGIMIKTVVKKNPNAY